In Populus nigra chromosome 1, ddPopNigr1.1, whole genome shotgun sequence, one genomic interval encodes:
- the LOC133688365 gene encoding probable NAD(P)H dehydrogenase (quinone) FQR1-like 1 — protein MATKVYIVYYSMYGHVEKLAEEIKKGASSVEGVEAQLWQVPETLPEEVLGKMSAPPKSDVPIITPSELAEADGFVFGFPTRFGMMAAQFKAFLDATGGLWRTQQLAGKPAGIFFSTGSQGGGQETTALTAITQLVHHGMIFVPIGYTFGAGMFEMEKVKGGSPYGAGTFAGDGSRQPTELELEQAFHQGKYIAAITKKLKGAA, from the exons ATGGCGACCAAAGTGTATATTGT GTACTATTCCATGTATGGACATGTAGAGAAACTGGCAGAAGAGATTAAGAAAGGGGCTTCATCTGTTGAAGGTGTTGAGGCCCAATTATGGCAG GTTCCTGAGACACTGCCAGAAGAGGTGCTTGGAAAGATGAGTGCACCACCGAAGAGTGATGTACCAATCATTACACCTAGTGAACTCGCTGAAGCTGATGGCTTTGTGTTTGGATTCCCGACAAGATTTGGAATGATGGCTGCCCAATTCAAAGCTTTTCTGGATGCAACTGGAGGTCTATGGAGAACACAGCAACTTGCTGGCAAGCCCGCTGGAATCTTCTTTAGCACTGGATCGCAAGGTGGTGGCCAAGAGACCACAGC GTTGACTGCTATCACCCAACTTGTTCACCATGGGATGATATTTGTTCCCATTGGCTACACATTTGGTGCTGGCATGTTTGAGATGGAGAAGGTGAAAGGTGGAAGTCCTTACGGCGCAGGAACTTTCGCTGGGGATGGGTCGAGACAGCCAACCGAGCTTGAATTGGAGCAGGCTTTCCACCAGGGCAAGTACATTGCTGCCATCACGAAGAAGCTCAAAGGAGCTGCTTAA
- the LOC133699763 gene encoding transcription factor bHLH123-like isoform X2 — MADEYTSTNWWDSSSSRNRFDSTGSSSTTSGLNSLRSFAWPTEMADVKGRSSMETVTVSDSSVAFHDSQKLQQGHDSSADLHMMGLGLSSQAMDWNQALLRGDKSENSFRSMLQDNLSSSTNYQQETAGIGSSQSQWRERVFTGVTGDSSMSEFKQMNRGFSLDQPQFSPHGSSSDSTVSCQGLQSSFPMDSSSIYGSPSTMVQGLLISENQARQSSFENRPMSYAYGANYGLGTNELLPSWPKGPQFLRNSPPKQTSSNQLHFSNNTPFWNASASAMNDGRPSYFPSMQPQFATSNFDEKPKNISEVRDSNIAVKKSGSEAATKRPRNETPSSLPSFKVRKEKMGDRITALQQLVSPFGKTDTASVLSEAIEYIKFLHEQVTVYSTPYMKSGTPILHQQSSDKSKDLEGQKQDLRSRGLCLVPVSSTFPVTHETAVDFWTPTFGGTYR; from the exons ATGGCAGATGAGTACACAAGCACAAACTGGTGGGATTCATCTTCAAGCAGGAACAGGTTTGATAGTACCGGATCATCTTCTACAACTTCAGGACTTAATAGTTTACGTAGCTTTGCTTGGCCGACAGAAATGGCTGATGTCAAAGGAAGGTCTTCAATGGAAACTGTTACGGTCTCAGATAGTTCTGTTGCTTTCCATGATTCCCAGAAGCTGCAACAAGGCCATGATTCTTCAGCTGACTTGCATATGATGGGTTTGGGCCTCTCTTCACAAGCCATGGATTGGAATCAAGCCTTACT TCGCGGCGACAAGTCTGAGAACAGTTTTCGATCGATGCTACAAGATAATTTGAGTTCAAGCACCAATTATCAGCAAGAAACTGCAGGAATTGGATCTTCTCAATCTCAGTGGAGGGAGAGAGTGTTCACAGGGGTCACTGGAGATTCCTCTATGAGTGAGTTTAAGCAAATGAATCGAGGCTTTTCTTTAGATCAACCACAGTTTAGCCCTCATGGGAGCTCCAGTGATAGTACCGTGTCATGTCAAGGCTTGCAGTCTAGTTTCCCAATGGATTCATCAAGTATCTATGGAAGCCCTTCAACTATGGTACAAGGGCTATTGATATCAGAAAATCAAGCACGGCAGTCTTCTTTTGAGAACAGACCGATGAGTTATGCATACGGGGCAAATTATGGTCTTGGCACTAATGAATTGCTGCCTTCTTGGCCAAAAGGACCTCAATTCTTGAGAAATTCACCTCCCAAACAGACTTCTAGTAACCAATTGCACTTCTCCAATAACACTCCATTTTGGAATGCATCTGCAAGTGCCATGAATGATGGTCGTCCGAGCTATTTCCCGTCGATGCAACCGCAGTTTGCTACATCGAATTTCGATGAAAAACCAAAG AATATATCTGAAGTACGGGATTCGAATATAGCAGTAAAGAAAAGTGGGAGTGAAGCAGCAACAAAAAGGCCTAGAAATGAAACACCATCATCTTTGCCATCTTTTAAG GTAAGGAAAGAGAAGATGGGGGACAGAATCACTGCACTCCAACAATTGGTTTCGCCTTTCGGAAAG ACTGATACAGCCTCGGTGCTCTCTGAAGCTATTGAATACATCAAATTCCTCCATGAGCAAGTTACA gtcTACAGCACCCCATACATGAAAAGTGGAACTCCCATACTCCACCAACAG AGTTCTGACAAGTCCAAGGACCTCGAAGGACAAAAACAAGATCTTAGAAGCCGAGGGCTATGTCTGGTACCGGTATCGAGCACTTTTCCGGTTACTCATGAGACCGCAGTTGATTTTTGGACCCCTACATTTGGAGGGACTTacagataa
- the LOC133699763 gene encoding transcription factor bHLH123-like isoform X1, protein MADEYTSTNWWDSSSSRNRFDSTGSSSTTSGLNSLRSFAWPTEMADVKGRSSMETVTVSDSSVAFHDSQKLQQGHDSSADLHMMGLGLSSQAMDWNQALLRGDKSENSFRSMLQDNLSSSTNYQQETAGIGSSQSQWRERVFTGVTGDSSMSEFKQMNRGFSLDQPQFSPHGSSSDSTVSCQGLQSSFPMDSSSIYGSPSTMVQGLLISENQARQSSFENRPMSYAYGANYGLGTNELLPSWPKGPQFLRNSPPKQTSSNQLHFSNNTPFWNASASAMNDGRPSYFPSMQPQFATSNFDEKPKQNISEVRDSNIAVKKSGSEAATKRPRNETPSSLPSFKVRKEKMGDRITALQQLVSPFGKTDTASVLSEAIEYIKFLHEQVTVYSTPYMKSGTPILHQQSSDKSKDLEGQKQDLRSRGLCLVPVSSTFPVTHETAVDFWTPTFGGTYR, encoded by the exons ATGGCAGATGAGTACACAAGCACAAACTGGTGGGATTCATCTTCAAGCAGGAACAGGTTTGATAGTACCGGATCATCTTCTACAACTTCAGGACTTAATAGTTTACGTAGCTTTGCTTGGCCGACAGAAATGGCTGATGTCAAAGGAAGGTCTTCAATGGAAACTGTTACGGTCTCAGATAGTTCTGTTGCTTTCCATGATTCCCAGAAGCTGCAACAAGGCCATGATTCTTCAGCTGACTTGCATATGATGGGTTTGGGCCTCTCTTCACAAGCCATGGATTGGAATCAAGCCTTACT TCGCGGCGACAAGTCTGAGAACAGTTTTCGATCGATGCTACAAGATAATTTGAGTTCAAGCACCAATTATCAGCAAGAAACTGCAGGAATTGGATCTTCTCAATCTCAGTGGAGGGAGAGAGTGTTCACAGGGGTCACTGGAGATTCCTCTATGAGTGAGTTTAAGCAAATGAATCGAGGCTTTTCTTTAGATCAACCACAGTTTAGCCCTCATGGGAGCTCCAGTGATAGTACCGTGTCATGTCAAGGCTTGCAGTCTAGTTTCCCAATGGATTCATCAAGTATCTATGGAAGCCCTTCAACTATGGTACAAGGGCTATTGATATCAGAAAATCAAGCACGGCAGTCTTCTTTTGAGAACAGACCGATGAGTTATGCATACGGGGCAAATTATGGTCTTGGCACTAATGAATTGCTGCCTTCTTGGCCAAAAGGACCTCAATTCTTGAGAAATTCACCTCCCAAACAGACTTCTAGTAACCAATTGCACTTCTCCAATAACACTCCATTTTGGAATGCATCTGCAAGTGCCATGAATGATGGTCGTCCGAGCTATTTCCCGTCGATGCAACCGCAGTTTGCTACATCGAATTTCGATGAAAAACCAAAG CAGAATATATCTGAAGTACGGGATTCGAATATAGCAGTAAAGAAAAGTGGGAGTGAAGCAGCAACAAAAAGGCCTAGAAATGAAACACCATCATCTTTGCCATCTTTTAAG GTAAGGAAAGAGAAGATGGGGGACAGAATCACTGCACTCCAACAATTGGTTTCGCCTTTCGGAAAG ACTGATACAGCCTCGGTGCTCTCTGAAGCTATTGAATACATCAAATTCCTCCATGAGCAAGTTACA gtcTACAGCACCCCATACATGAAAAGTGGAACTCCCATACTCCACCAACAG AGTTCTGACAAGTCCAAGGACCTCGAAGGACAAAAACAAGATCTTAGAAGCCGAGGGCTATGTCTGGTACCGGTATCGAGCACTTTTCCGGTTACTCATGAGACCGCAGTTGATTTTTGGACCCCTACATTTGGAGGGACTTacagataa